One stretch of Daphnia pulicaria isolate SC F1-1A chromosome 6, SC_F0-13Bv2, whole genome shotgun sequence DNA includes these proteins:
- the LOC124343426 gene encoding uncharacterized protein LOC124343426, producing MATKLKAMIPPGTVTQRPRRDDGQNLIRKSVRTSRRPKFSIRSKKSTQKKSTKCSKADHISSSNPPAWDAFEQADPASGETGKKSKKSKKKRISFKIVRKAGQRIEWLLKKGAKYFGIAIIKVFNQPGLYTEESRTCVC from the exons GCCACCAAACTAAAGGCGATGATTCCTCCTGGTACAGTTACTCAACGACCTCGTCGAGATGATGGACAAAATTTAATCCGGAAATCCGTCCGCACATCTCGTCGGCCTAAATTTTCCATCCGCTCGAAAAAATCAACTCAGAAAAAGTCGACAAAATGCAGCAAAGCGGATCACATTTCATCGTCGAACCCACCGGCTTGGGACGCATTCGAGCAAGCCGATCCGGCATCCGGTGAAACCGGCAAGAAATCCAAGAAGTCCAAAAAGAAGAGGATATCATTCAAG ATTGTCAGGAAAGCTGGGCAGAGGATCGAGTGGCTGCTGAAGAAAGGAGCCAAATACTTTGGGATCGCTATTATTAAGGTCTTCAATCAACCCGGACTGTACACGGAAGAATCTCGTACGTGCGTCTGCTAA